AGAGCAGGGAAAAAGTTTAATGTTATCATTAATAACATCATCCCCAAGAACATCACTGACATTCGAAGACTTATTTACAGACTCTCCAAATATAATGGGCAGCTCAAGCCTATGGACTTTGAAAGGATACTGTTCACCTTGTTGTTCACAACTTATCAAACATCTAAATACCAAGGGCATCAACAGGACACCTGGGCAGAGGCACTAGTGAACATCTTTCAGGCTTTAAGACATGATTTAATGCTTTAATAACTTGGATACTGAAGAAAATGGATGTGAAAATAGGCCCATTCAAACTCTAACTGTTGAATACTTAATTATCTTATAATTTGGTGCTTTTCAGTGATTCTCTTATAATTCGGTGATTTTTGGTGGTTTCTCCagttttctgaacagacaataatCTTTCCATAGATCATTGCAATACTTGAATTGTAAAACAGTCAGTTTCACAAAAGGTAGTGTAGATTTTAGCTCCCTTCAACTTCCTTACCATCTGATTTGG
This DNA window, taken from Hypanus sabinus isolate sHypSab1 chromosome 8, sHypSab1.hap1, whole genome shotgun sequence, encodes the following:
- the LOC132398556 gene encoding protein FAM180A, whose amino-acid sequence is MQGRTLILLIFSTNVCVTALSKRNKVLFPSAQRLKRNLDSDIPINPVFQRSQKDVELLYEFLLGGWNIDDNLKCSLKDEEFASMRAGKKFNVIINNIIPKNITDIRRLIYRLSKYNGQLKPMDFERILFTLLFTTYQTSKYQGHQQDTWAEALVNIFQALRHDLML